A window from Gottschalkiaceae bacterium SANA encodes these proteins:
- a CDS encoding aconitase X catalytic domain-containing protein, producing MKLTKYEQEMLEGKHGEMKRKALEVLMGLAEHQGVEEFVEVTLCHSDNAVYMGEAQAAFVEMLGNSGAKMAVPTTTNACSIDMEKWHEQGFEPKIMNAIKRMESAHTCLGAIPTWTCAPYQSCYMPSFGQQIVSAESNVICYYNSIIGARTNRYAGPLELLGGIAGRVPYSGLHIKENRYAEGLVKLGDDIKMEWFEDDSMFALVAYAYGSIVGDKVWALEGMPKKYRNENLRDFCATAASSGGIALVHLIGITPEAQTMEMAFGGKEPKEVKTITLEDLVKAEKQLTNNEVTHEIDIVTLGCPHFSYDDCRLVLELFNGRRVHENMEFWITVGRDTADRLHDTGLHEELGRAGIKLYKEGCALEFRAKKRGVETMMSNSGKFGTYSFGLTGIQPVFGSLKECIETGIAGYLVKEAKPWRQ from the coding sequence ATGAAACTAACAAAGTATGAACAAGAAATGCTTGAAGGCAAACATGGTGAAATGAAGAGAAAAGCCTTGGAAGTTCTTATGGGCTTGGCGGAACATCAAGGTGTTGAAGAATTTGTTGAAGTAACCTTGTGTCATAGCGACAACGCTGTTTACATGGGTGAGGCTCAAGCTGCTTTCGTAGAGATGCTAGGTAATTCGGGAGCCAAGATGGCTGTGCCTACGACAACCAATGCATGTTCTATTGACATGGAGAAATGGCATGAACAAGGTTTTGAACCGAAAATCATGAATGCAATCAAGCGCATGGAGTCAGCGCATACGTGTTTGGGCGCTATTCCAACTTGGACTTGTGCACCATATCAATCATGCTATATGCCTTCTTTTGGACAGCAAATTGTTTCGGCGGAATCCAATGTCATTTGCTACTATAACTCAATCATTGGCGCACGTACAAATCGTTATGCTGGTCCATTGGAATTGCTTGGTGGCATTGCTGGCCGAGTGCCTTACTCGGGATTGCATATCAAGGAAAATCGATATGCCGAGGGTCTTGTTAAGCTTGGTGATGATATTAAAATGGAATGGTTTGAGGATGATAGCATGTTTGCTCTTGTTGCATATGCGTATGGTTCTATTGTAGGCGATAAAGTGTGGGCACTGGAAGGCATGCCAAAAAAATACAGAAATGAAAATCTTCGAGATTTCTGTGCCACAGCAGCCTCTTCAGGAGGTATTGCATTGGTTCATTTGATTGGTATTACGCCAGAGGCGCAAACAATGGAAATGGCATTTGGCGGTAAAGAACCTAAAGAGGTAAAAACAATTACACTTGAGGATCTTGTGAAGGCTGAGAAACAACTTACCAATAACGAGGTAACGCATGAGATTGATATTGTGACACTTGGTTGTCCACATTTCTCATATGACGATTGTAGACTTGTGCTTGAGTTATTCAATGGTAGACGTGTTCATGAGAATATGGAATTTTGGATTACGGTCGGAAGAGATACCGCAGATCGCCTTCATGATACAGGGTTACATGAGGAATTAGGACGTGCTGGAATCAAGTTATATAAGGAAGGCTGTGCTCTTGAATTTAGAGCAAAAAAACGAGGTGTTGAGACGATGATGTCGAACTCCGGTAAATTTGGAACATATAGCTTTGGGCTTACCGGTATACAACCTGTATTTGGAAGTTTGAAGGAATGCATTGAAACAGGAATTGCGGGATATCTTGTTAAGGAGGCAAAACCATGGAGACAATAA
- a CDS encoding BCCT family transporter, whose amino-acid sequence MQSNKKGTLNKAAFWPAFVALVLFIGSGVFFQEQVGSFLHKTLYAMAGNVGWYFNILAMLSVLIVLVILVMKYGDVKIGGSDAKPEFSMFHWIAMSICGGIGTGLLFWAMGEPIYHFTSPPVAAGVEAMSREAGIFAVSQAMWNWSFIQYSMYSICAVAFALAVYNKKKELSFGTIIESSFGRKIPWLETVIHGFTIFCLTGAVANSMGVGLMQIGAGVESVFGIKQSPIVWFVVASIIAVIFILSCVSGLAKGLKRVSTFTITVFIGMLVYVFIFGDTAFITKIGTEAVGSIIDNWGSKTLMMNAMAPQDTWYADWIVQYWASFIVYAPVIGMFLSRLSKGRTVKQFVAVNVVVPSLFCWVWIMVFGGMTISLQYSGAVDVIGAVNEFGMQAAVFQILGALPFGKVLIVVFLVAIFGSFSTLADPMAAVLATVSTRGLTVEDEAPKNIKIVMGLIMAVTAYLLVASGGVNSVKGLYVIVGLPISFVMIMCFIAAFKGQKECYLESAETEADLRKELEELKSARIEKVS is encoded by the coding sequence ATGCAAAGTAACAAAAAAGGAACGTTGAATAAAGCTGCATTCTGGCCGGCATTTGTCGCGTTAGTTTTATTTATTGGAAGTGGCGTATTTTTTCAAGAACAAGTTGGGTCTTTTTTACATAAAACGCTTTATGCCATGGCAGGAAATGTAGGTTGGTACTTCAATATTTTGGCAATGCTATCGGTCTTGATAGTGCTCGTGATTCTAGTGATGAAATATGGTGATGTTAAAATTGGTGGATCTGATGCTAAACCTGAATTTAGCATGTTCCATTGGATTGCTATGTCGATTTGTGGAGGTATTGGCACCGGCTTATTATTCTGGGCAATGGGAGAACCAATTTATCATTTCACTTCACCTCCGGTTGCGGCTGGCGTAGAAGCGATGTCGAGAGAAGCAGGCATATTTGCAGTATCTCAAGCTATGTGGAACTGGTCGTTTATCCAATATTCTATGTATAGTATTTGTGCGGTAGCATTTGCGCTTGCAGTTTATAATAAGAAGAAAGAATTATCATTTGGTACAATTATTGAGAGTTCATTTGGGCGAAAAATACCTTGGCTTGAAACGGTGATCCATGGGTTTACAATATTTTGTTTGACTGGTGCAGTTGCGAACTCGATGGGTGTTGGACTTATGCAGATAGGGGCTGGTGTTGAATCGGTTTTTGGCATTAAGCAGTCTCCAATTGTTTGGTTTGTCGTTGCTAGCATTATAGCGGTCATTTTCATTTTATCCTGTGTATCAGGTCTTGCAAAAGGGTTGAAACGAGTTTCTACGTTTACAATCACTGTATTTATAGGAATGTTGGTATATGTCTTTATTTTTGGCGATACAGCATTTATTACAAAGATCGGTACGGAAGCGGTTGGAAGTATCATTGATAATTGGGGTTCTAAGACACTCATGATGAATGCAATGGCTCCTCAAGATACATGGTATGCAGATTGGATCGTACAGTACTGGGCATCGTTTATTGTCTATGCACCGGTTATCGGTATGTTTTTAAGCAGATTATCCAAGGGGAGAACGGTAAAACAATTCGTAGCGGTAAACGTAGTTGTTCCTTCATTGTTCTGTTGGGTTTGGATTATGGTTTTTGGTGGCATGACAATCAGCTTGCAATACTCAGGAGCGGTAGATGTTATTGGCGCTGTAAATGAGTTCGGTATGCAGGCAGCGGTTTTCCAAATTCTTGGCGCGCTACCTTTTGGTAAGGTCTTGATAGTTGTATTCCTTGTTGCAATTTTCGGATCCTTTAGTACACTTGCTGATCCAATGGCTGCAGTTCTTGCTACTGTTAGCACGAGAGGTTTGACTGTTGAAGACGAGGCACCAAAAAACATTAAAATTGTGATGGGCCTAATTATGGCAGTGACAGCATACTTGCTAGTTGCGTCTGGGGGCGTCAATTCTGTTAAAGGGTTATATGTAATTGTCGGACTTCCGATTTCCTTTGTTATGATCATGTGCTTTATTGCAGCGTTTAAAGGGCAGAAGGAGTGTTATTTAGAGAGTGCTGAAACCGAGGCAGATTTACGTAAAGAATTGGAAGAACTAAAGAGTGCACGGATTGAAAAGGTGAGTTAA
- a CDS encoding RidA family protein — protein MKLEQITSKTASPALGPYCHGKKFGNMIITSGQIPLTKDGEFVYEIKAATQLVLDNLLSIVEAGGGTKGNIAKVDIFVNDLSDFAAINEVYSEFFGDLKPTRVLVQVEALPKDVPLEAAMTAFIE, from the coding sequence ATGAAATTAGAACAGATCACAAGTAAAACTGCATCGCCGGCTTTGGGACCATATTGCCATGGTAAGAAATTCGGCAATATGATTATCACTTCAGGACAAATTCCACTGACTAAAGATGGTGAATTTGTTTATGAAATTAAGGCAGCCACGCAGCTTGTATTAGATAATTTACTGTCAATTGTCGAAGCAGGGGGAGGAACGAAGGGAAATATCGCAAAGGTTGATATTTTTGTGAATGATCTTTCAGATTTTGCAGCAATAAACGAGGTATATTCTGAATTCTTCGGGGACCTTAAGCCAACAAGAGTACTTGTTCAAGTCGAGGCTTTACCAAAAGATGTACCACTCGAAGCGGCTATGACTGCATTTATCGAGTAG
- a CDS encoding YitT family protein: MQFNKNTGIELIKLTIGCVLYALSVVLFIDPVHIIPGSVTGIGVVVKALTGFPIGMLSIIINVPLVIIGTIVIGKKLLIYTGYSVFLSSVLIDAWSFMKPFTENVMLASIFGAVVMGLGLGLLLDAGGTTGGTTVVGRLILKKYPHIPMGNILLIGDFIIILVGSMLLRNWELLLYSLINLYICVIVINKVMYGFKVDSLSIIVTEKKAELENAAKEMLQGRIWQEESADSRTLVFITRKTDVSKLQRLAEKYDEQASCATFDLDYSFGEIK; this comes from the coding sequence ATGCAATTTAATAAAAATACAGGCATTGAATTAATAAAATTAACAATTGGTTGTGTACTGTATGCTCTTTCGGTGGTACTCTTTATAGATCCAGTGCACATTATCCCCGGTAGCGTTACGGGAATAGGAGTTGTAGTAAAAGCGTTAACAGGTTTTCCAATTGGCATGCTCAGTATTATTATCAATGTACCGCTTGTTATTATTGGAACCATTGTTATTGGTAAAAAGTTGCTTATTTATACAGGCTATTCCGTTTTTCTTTCATCTGTATTAATTGACGCCTGGTCTTTCATGAAGCCATTTACTGAAAATGTGATGCTTGCATCGATTTTTGGCGCAGTTGTCATGGGTCTTGGTTTAGGTTTGTTGCTTGATGCCGGTGGAACGACAGGTGGGACAACCGTTGTGGGGCGCTTAATTCTAAAGAAATATCCACATATTCCAATGGGAAACATTTTATTAATTGGAGATTTTATAATTATTTTGGTGGGATCGATGCTCTTACGCAATTGGGAGCTATTGCTGTATTCTTTGATCAATCTTTATATTTGTGTGATTGTCATTAATAAAGTGATGTATGGATTCAAGGTGGACAGTCTCTCGATCATTGTTACAGAAAAGAAGGCGGAGCTTGAAAATGCTGCTAAGGAAATGCTTCAAGGTCGAATCTGGCAAGAAGAGAGTGCAGATTCAAGAACATTGGTGTTTATTACACGTAAGACAGACGTAAGCAAACTGCAACGGCTTGCAGAGAAATATGATGAGCAAGCAAGTTGTGCAACCTTTGATTTGGATTACTCTTTTGGTGAGATCAAATAG
- a CDS encoding acetate--CoA ligase family protein, which translates to MNITKLIKPRTIAIVGASENAGFGGDTTRNYLKFSNNLDKLYLVNPKRDEIYGRKAYRSLLDINNDIDLVILCTPQKTIVPLLRDAAQKNCGGAVVFASGYSEVGAEGQVRQQELIEEANKLGIAIMGPNCAGFANYISGVFAFAFPFEERDRKGNIGFISQSGQIVLSGLDSPNMGFSYAISSGNSCNVKIEDYLDFLVDDEDTTVIAAYMEGVTKPAQLIETFRKAAKKKKPIVILKTGKSNKSQQIAASHTGSLSGSDRVIRAMFKRYGVIEVGDLEELMGTAAALSWLDELPKGKRTVFMNVSGGEAGVTADLAEEYGLHLAEYKAETKAYLKALLPEYGSVNNPFDMTAGIGYNTPVLCEAIRAISKDENVDAICMNYTITPEIWDDTITHMVEAVQIVRAEENMKPIFWMPFVEHTRHVESANILCRAGVPLLPTGHYACKIMKHVFDFSTLDFEDMVAAIPVRKYPASSAMSEYDSLCYLKENGVEVPPMAVAATEEEAVEKAKELGYPLSVKINSVDILHKSDVGGVKLNIKDDDDLRTAFTEIIANCSKNVPGAKLEGVLLKPMLDAGAEMIIGVNNDEDFGPMIMVGMGGVFVELFEDIQLAPAPLSHDQAMAMIKELKAYPLLNGYRGKPVCKVDDLGKLLVDISEMAANGKEYLKELDINPVFVTENGVSIADGLLIAYEG; encoded by the coding sequence TTGAATATTACGAAACTGATTAAACCACGCACGATTGCGATTGTAGGAGCAAGTGAGAATGCCGGTTTTGGTGGTGACACCACAAGAAACTATTTGAAGTTTTCCAATAATTTAGATAAGCTTTACCTTGTGAATCCCAAACGTGACGAGATATATGGCCGAAAGGCATATCGCTCTCTTCTAGATATTAATAACGATATCGATCTGGTTATTCTGTGCACACCTCAGAAAACAATTGTACCGTTGTTACGGGATGCGGCACAGAAAAACTGTGGCGGGGCGGTCGTTTTCGCCAGTGGATACAGTGAAGTTGGAGCAGAGGGTCAGGTACGTCAGCAAGAGCTTATAGAAGAAGCAAATAAGCTTGGTATTGCAATTATGGGACCTAACTGTGCTGGATTTGCAAACTATATCAGCGGCGTTTTTGCATTTGCATTTCCTTTTGAAGAACGTGATCGGAAGGGTAATATCGGATTTATTTCGCAGAGTGGACAGATTGTCCTCAGTGGACTGGATAGTCCCAATATGGGTTTTAGCTATGCAATTTCTTCTGGAAATAGTTGTAATGTAAAGATTGAGGATTATCTCGATTTCCTTGTTGATGATGAGGATACTACGGTTATTGCAGCATATATGGAGGGTGTAACTAAACCTGCACAGCTGATCGAAACCTTCCGCAAGGCAGCAAAGAAGAAAAAGCCCATTGTTATTTTAAAAACGGGAAAGTCCAATAAATCGCAACAGATTGCGGCATCTCATACGGGCAGTCTTTCTGGTTCAGATAGAGTAATAAGAGCGATGTTCAAACGCTATGGGGTTATTGAAGTAGGGGACTTAGAAGAATTAATGGGCACGGCTGCTGCGCTTTCATGGCTAGACGAGTTGCCAAAAGGTAAACGTACTGTTTTTATGAATGTATCTGGTGGTGAGGCTGGTGTTACAGCTGATTTGGCTGAAGAATACGGTCTGCATCTCGCAGAGTATAAAGCGGAAACAAAGGCGTATTTGAAAGCCCTTCTTCCTGAATATGGTTCGGTTAATAATCCTTTTGACATGACCGCCGGCATTGGCTACAACACACCGGTTCTTTGTGAAGCAATTCGTGCGATTTCTAAGGATGAAAATGTTGATGCCATCTGCATGAACTATACGATTACCCCGGAAATTTGGGATGATACAATTACACATATGGTTGAGGCTGTACAAATTGTTCGCGCCGAAGAGAATATGAAACCGATTTTTTGGATGCCATTTGTTGAACATACTCGTCACGTTGAGTCTGCCAATATTTTGTGTCGTGCAGGAGTTCCATTATTGCCAACTGGTCACTATGCGTGCAAGATTATGAAGCATGTTTTTGATTTTTCAACCCTCGACTTTGAGGATATGGTAGCAGCAATTCCTGTGAGAAAATACCCTGCTAGCAGTGCTATGAGTGAGTATGACAGTCTTTGTTATCTCAAGGAAAACGGTGTTGAAGTGCCACCAATGGCAGTAGCAGCAACCGAGGAAGAAGCGGTGGAAAAGGCAAAGGAACTTGGCTATCCATTGTCAGTGAAAATCAACTCTGTAGATATCCTTCATAAGTCGGATGTCGGTGGCGTAAAACTGAATATTAAGGACGATGATGATTTAAGAACGGCATTCACTGAGATTATTGCAAACTGTTCTAAGAATGTGCCAGGTGCTAAACTTGAGGGCGTATTGTTAAAACCAATGCTTGACGCTGGTGCGGAAATGATTATTGGTGTCAACAATGACGAAGATTTTGGACCGATGATTATGGTTGGCATGGGTGGTGTTTTTGTTGAACTCTTTGAGGATATTCAGCTTGCACCAGCACCTTTATCTCATGACCAAGCAATGGCTATGATTAAAGAGCTGAAAGCATATCCGTTATTAAACGGTTATCGTGGCAAACCAGTATGTAAGGTTGATGATCTTGGAAAGCTACTGGTCGATATAAGTGAGATGGCAGCAAATGGCAAGGAGTATCTAAAAGAACTTGATATTAATCCCGTATTCGTTACTGAAAATGGTGTGTCCATTGCAGACGGCTTGTTAATCGCATACGAAGGATAG
- a CDS encoding 2-oxoacid:acceptor oxidoreductase family protein, whose amino-acid sequence MADIIMAGTGGQGVLTAGKILIDIAAADDKNVSWTSFYSAEMRGGTAACCVVVSEDEIGTPYPDKFDILFAMTEDAYKKYIGDMRDGGKVIVNQSLFSTCEFPENIEVYGVEASGIANEMGNSRGANLALLGAMIKGTGMMDKKKFGETLDQYFAKKGKASAQNLECYNKGYERALKI is encoded by the coding sequence ATGGCTGATATTATTATGGCGGGTACCGGAGGTCAAGGTGTCTTGACGGCTGGGAAAATTTTAATTGATATTGCAGCAGCTGATGATAAAAATGTTTCATGGACTTCGTTTTACAGTGCTGAAATGCGCGGTGGGACAGCAGCTTGTTGCGTTGTAGTTTCGGAAGATGAAATTGGAACGCCATATCCTGATAAATTTGATATCTTGTTTGCAATGACTGAAGATGCTTACAAGAAATACATTGGGGATATGCGAGATGGTGGCAAGGTTATTGTTAATCAATCTTTGTTCTCGACATGTGAGTTTCCAGAAAATATTGAAGTTTATGGTGTTGAGGCGAGTGGTATTGCAAATGAAATGGGAAATTCTCGTGGTGCAAACCTGGCTTTACTTGGTGCCATGATCAAGGGAACAGGAATGATGGATAAAAAGAAATTTGGTGAAACTTTAGATCAGTATTTCGCAAAAAAAGGCAAAGCGAGTGCGCAAAATCTAGAGTGCTACAACAAGGGCTATGAAAGGGCATTGAAGATTTAG
- a CDS encoding thiamine pyrophosphate-dependent enzyme has product MAIRKKPEMINQQVGWCGGCGHGIVQRLIAECCEELGLVEKTVQVVDIACAYWSIDTLNCDGIAGPHGRCAAVATGIKKVRPEANVYVHAGDGCSYVIGLAETCYTAMRDIPITMIVVNNGIFGMTGGQMNPATTLLGDKTVSSVKGRDEKTAGKPFDMLKIIETFDIEYAARGALYDTKHINQTKKMLKKGFENQRDGKGFSIIEILSPCPTNWKMSPVDSMIKLEKENELIFPVRVYKDRGGEK; this is encoded by the coding sequence ATGGCTATTCGTAAGAAACCTGAAATGATAAATCAGCAAGTGGGCTGGTGCGGTGGCTGCGGCCACGGGATTGTCCAAAGATTGATTGCAGAATGTTGCGAGGAGCTTGGTCTTGTTGAAAAGACGGTACAGGTTGTCGATATTGCATGTGCATATTGGTCGATTGACACGTTAAACTGTGATGGCATCGCAGGACCTCATGGTCGTTGTGCTGCTGTTGCAACTGGAATTAAGAAGGTTCGTCCTGAAGCAAATGTATATGTTCACGCAGGGGATGGCTGTTCATACGTGATCGGGCTAGCTGAAACTTGCTACACGGCAATGCGGGATATTCCCATTACAATGATTGTTGTTAACAATGGTATTTTTGGTATGACAGGTGGCCAGATGAACCCTGCAACAACTCTTCTAGGCGACAAAACGGTCAGTTCGGTAAAGGGACGTGACGAAAAGACTGCTGGTAAACCGTTCGATATGTTGAAAATAATTGAAACTTTTGATATTGAATATGCAGCGCGTGGCGCATTATATGACACAAAGCATATTAATCAGACAAAGAAGATGTTGAAGAAGGGCTTTGAAAATCAACGCGATGGGAAAGGTTTTTCCATTATCGAAATTCTTTCTCCTTGCCCGACAAACTGGAAGATGTCTCCAGTTGACTCAATGATCAAGCTTGAGAAAGAAAATGAGTTGATTTTCCCTGTACGTGTTTATAAGGATCGGGGAGGTGAAAAATAA
- the vorB gene encoding 3-methyl-2-oxobutanoate dehydrogenase subunit VorB, producing MNKDYSLMKGNEAIAEGALRAGCRFYAGYPITPQSEILEYMSTHMEERGGVFIQGESEIASMSMIWGAAACGERVMSSSSGPGYDLKQEGISYLASYNLPAVLADVMRYGLGDGEITEGQDSYWEATKGGGHGDSRQIVLTPSSVQECADLTYLAFELADKYNTVAIILSDGAISQMIEKCYLPDALEHDKDKYDWAITGYKEKNATKVKVTNMDRTIGHEAWNELMRNKFKTIYDNEQRWEDFMVEDAELILVAYGISARVCKSAVRSARAQGVKLGLIRPITVWPYPDQAFQNIPESVKALVTVEMSISSQMAPDIQMASKFSKPLYGYLSTLYVPKTEELVAYCKSVLAGNENALEVY from the coding sequence ATGAATAAAGATTATTCGCTAATGAAAGGTAACGAGGCAATTGCCGAAGGAGCACTCCGTGCAGGCTGCCGCTTTTATGCTGGTTACCCGATTACGCCACAGAGTGAGATTTTGGAATATATGTCGACACATATGGAGGAACGAGGCGGAGTATTTATCCAAGGTGAGTCTGAGATTGCAAGTATGAGTATGATTTGGGGCGCTGCTGCTTGCGGTGAGCGTGTTATGTCAAGTTCTTCGGGTCCGGGTTATGACTTGAAGCAAGAGGGTATTTCCTACTTGGCATCATATAACCTACCTGCAGTGTTGGCAGATGTTATGCGTTACGGCCTTGGAGATGGTGAAATCACAGAAGGTCAAGACAGTTATTGGGAAGCAACAAAGGGTGGAGGACATGGCGATAGCAGGCAGATTGTTTTGACTCCTAGTTCAGTTCAAGAATGTGCGGATCTTACTTATTTAGCATTTGAATTAGCCGATAAATATAATACGGTAGCCATTATTCTTTCTGACGGTGCGATTAGCCAGATGATTGAAAAATGTTATTTGCCTGATGCGCTTGAACATGACAAAGATAAATATGATTGGGCTATTACTGGATATAAAGAGAAAAATGCGACCAAGGTTAAAGTGACGAACATGGATCGTACAATCGGTCATGAAGCTTGGAATGAACTTATGCGCAATAAGTTCAAGACTATTTACGACAATGAGCAACGTTGGGAAGACTTTATGGTTGAGGATGCAGAACTCATCTTAGTTGCTTATGGAATATCTGCACGTGTATGTAAATCCGCGGTTCGTTCTGCGAGAGCTCAGGGCGTTAAGCTAGGTCTGATTCGACCGATTACCGTTTGGCCTTATCCGGATCAAGCCTTTCAAAATATACCTGAAAGCGTCAAGGCACTTGTAACGGTTGAGATGAGTATTTCTTCTCAAATGGCACCCGATATTCAAATGGCTTCGAAATTTTCGAAACCACTTTATGGTTATCTTTCTACATTATACGTTCCCAAGACCGAGGAGCTCGTTGCGTATTGTAAGAGTGTACTTGCTGGAAACGAAAATGCTTTGGAGGTGTATTAA
- a CDS encoding ferredoxin family protein codes for MAIAKADISLCKGCRLCVGVCPVDAIEPLHEVNKKGYEIIRIDEDKCIGCGMCYVMCPDYVFTVE; via the coding sequence ATGGCTATAGCAAAAGCGGATATTAGTTTGTGCAAAGGTTGCCGGTTGTGCGTTGGGGTTTGTCCTGTCGACGCCATTGAACCTTTACACGAAGTGAACAAAAAGGGATACGAAATTATTCGAATTGATGAAGACAAGTGTATCGGTTGTGGCATGTGTTATGTAATGTGTCCAGACTATGTATTTACGGTTGAATAA
- a CDS encoding IclR family transcriptional regulator, producing MNKETTKSDTIQSVDRTFLVLETLSRMGSLSLNDLHNELKLNKASLSRLTHTLVTNGYIEKNSVNGNFSLTLKSYEVGISAIQNLDQINLVNSILVDLHKETGLIAQFSVEDKNELICLQSIGQKNSAFSVYTNVGKRSPLYCTSAGKALLATYSNSEVIEKWEQFNVKAFTEHTHTNVQSLLQDIGEIRQNNYALDMEENEYGVFCMGTVVIKHTRTPLGAISISGTSMSTDEEKRLSSILLSYSQRLSGLLGYVSHSDISR from the coding sequence ATGAATAAAGAAACCACAAAATCTGATACAATACAATCTGTTGATCGCACTTTTCTAGTGCTTGAAACCTTATCCCGTATGGGGTCTCTCAGTTTAAATGATCTGCACAATGAACTTAAACTAAACAAAGCCTCGCTTTCACGACTAACACATACACTTGTCACAAACGGATATATTGAAAAGAATTCCGTTAACGGTAACTTTTCGCTTACCTTAAAGTCTTATGAGGTTGGTATCAGTGCAATTCAAAATCTTGATCAGATAAACTTAGTTAACTCGATTCTTGTCGATTTACACAAGGAAACTGGTCTTATTGCCCAATTTTCCGTTGAAGACAAGAACGAACTAATCTGTTTACAGAGCATCGGTCAAAAAAACTCCGCCTTCTCCGTCTATACAAATGTCGGTAAGCGATCTCCCCTCTACTGCACAAGTGCAGGAAAAGCTCTCTTAGCAACTTATTCGAATAGTGAAGTTATCGAAAAATGGGAGCAATTTAATGTAAAAGCATTTACCGAACACACCCACACGAATGTTCAAAGCCTCTTGCAAGATATTGGTGAAATCCGTCAAAATAACTATGCACTTGATATGGAAGAGAATGAATATGGTGTTTTTTGCATGGGTACCGTTGTAATAAAGCATACTCGCACACCATTAGGTGCAATTAGTATCAGTGGTACTAGTATGTCTACAGATGAAGAGAAACGACTAAGTTCTATTCTTCTTTCCTATTCACAAAGGCTGTCAGGGTTGCTTGGATATGTAAGTCATTCAGATATTTCAAGGTAA